Part of the Ruegeria sp. TM1040 genome, GGCGCTGTCCAAGGCCGCCTGAACCTCAGGCCGTGGGGGCAGCATACGGACAGGAGCGTAGTTTTCCTAAATATTGCTGTCGCGCGAGCGATCTGGGCGCATGAACGGGTTTTGTGAAATAACCTTGTTTTTCAAATATTTGGCGTCGCGGCGCCTCATTCATGCTACGGTGTTTCTGTGCCCCGGTAGAGACACGACCACCTCCTTACTCTCCGAACTTAGGCGACGCGGTTGATCTCGGCGGCGCAGGATGCGTTGACACGCACACCCCGCATGTGGAATTCGGCGGTTTGGCGGTCGCGGCTTCTCGGGGCAATACGCTCGCCATATGCCCTTAAGCAGCGCATCGTTTCCTTGATCCGGTGACGAATGTCGGATTGTCTCTGGAACTCCCTAAAGGCTCCAGCGGAATATCGGTTGGCGTACAGGGGTCGTTTTGACCTGCAGAGCGGACGTCTTTCGCTCTAGATTAGGCCACAGCTTCAGAGCAGGCTGTACGGGGCAACGCCGCCTTCGAGGATTGCGGCATGAAAGCGTCAAGTGACATAGGCATACTCGGAGACTGCGGAAGCTATCTGTTCAACCTCGGGACAGTCTCCCAACTCGTCCGCTGGACGAGATCGCCATCGCGACTAGGCGTGAACAACGCCGCAAAGCATCGAGAAACCCGGCACGCGCCAGCGCAGAGCCGACAGGCACAAAAAGCTGGTGACTAACTTGACGGTGCGCGAGATTGGCAGCTTGAACTCAACATAGGTCGACAGGCATGACTGGATCGCAGCAACCGGGATTGCCGAATAGCCTCTTGTTGAGTCTCACTGGCACGCAGAGTTCGCCAACACCGCGATTTGGATGCCTCCCCCAAAACAATGGGGCAGCCAAACGACGTGACGACCACCCTTGAAGGAATAGATGCCAAAAGTTGCATTAATTTGGCCGCATTTTCTCCCCTACTCTTCCGGCTTGCGTAAGGACTTATTGACGCGAAGCGGTCAACCATTCCGGAGTACTAGTTTGATGAGGTAATACCTGTTTTATGAGGTAGGGTAATGAGTATCGACAATACTGCTGCTGTGACCGACGCATCCGCGACGACGCCCACAGCGCAAGGCGAAGCACAGGCCATGCTTGACGCGGTGAGCCGCGTTCATGCGATGATCGAGTTTGAACTTGACGGAACGATCCGGACGGCGAACGAGAATTTTCTGAAAGTTACCGGCTACCAACTGGACGAAATCCGCGGCAAGCACCACCGCATGTTCTGCGACCCAGACTACGTCGCTTCGGATACCTACAAGGATTTCTGGCTACAACTCGCGATGGGACAACCAGCCAGCGGCGAATTTCACCGCATTGGCAACGGCGGAAAAGACGTCTGGATTGACGCTCACTACACCCCGATCCTCGATGCTGCGGGCAAGCCCTATAAGATTGTGAAGCTGGCAACCGACATCACGGCCCAAAAAGAGAGTGAAGCGGTAAATCTGCGCCGTAGAGCCGGCTTTGAACACTCATCCGTGGCGATGATGACAGTCGATCGCGATTTTGTTGTAAAAGACATCAATGCGGCGACAAACACCTTGCTCGATGAGTACAAGGACGTGTTTTCAGAGGTTTGGCCCGGGTTCGACCCGACCAAGATGATCGGCAGCTGTATTGACCGGTTCCACAAGAACCCGGCCCATCAGCGCAACCTTTTGTCTGATCCCAAAAATTTGCCGTTCAAAACGGATATCACTGTTGGCGAAATGAAGTTCGCACTAAACGTTGACGGCATTTTTGATGATGACGGAACCTACGTCGGCAACCTTCTCGAATGGGCTGATGTCACCGAAGCGCGCCTGAATGCGGGTGTTCTGAACGCATTGGATCGTTCGCAGGCGATCATTGAATTCAAACTCGATGGAACCATCACAGCTGCGAACGAAAATTTCCTCGCCGTGACCGGGTATGGACTGCAGGAGATCAAAGGTCAGAAACACCGCATTTTTGTGGATGAGACGACTGCGAGCTCCACGGAATACAAAGATTTCTGGCAAAGCCTCGCCCAGGGAGAAACGCGAACCGGCGAATTCCGACGCTTTGCAAAGGACGGTTCGGAACTGTGGATCCAGGCAACCTACAACCCCATCTTTGACGGGAATGGCGATGTCTTCAAGGTGGTGAAATTCGCCGTTGATATCACGGACCAGATGAAACTGCGCGAAACCGCAAAGACTCTGTCATTGGTAGCAAATGAAACGGACAACTCCGTCTTGATCGCGGATGCGGACGGACGCATCGAATATGTGAACCCGGGCTTCACCAAGCTCACTGGCCACGAATACAAAGACGTCATTGGCAAGAAGCCCGGCGAACTCTTGCAGGGCCGCCACACAGACCCCGAAACGCGGAAACGGATCCGCGAAAACATCAATGCGCAAAAACCATTCTACGATGAAATTCTCAACTATACGAAGGATGGTGAAGCTTACTGGATCTCTCTTGCGATCAACCCGGTCTTTGACGAGGCAGGAAAGCTGCAGAAATTCGTGTCAATCCAGACCAACATCACGGATGTGAAGCTGCAACAGCAGGACTTCAACTGCAAGCTGGAAGCGATCTCCAACGCCAGTGCAGTGATCGAGTTTACACCTGATGGCAATGTCATTGATGCCAACGAGAATTTCTGCGCCACAACTGGCTACAGCTTGGAAGAAATCAAGGGCCGCCACCACCGGATGTTTTGCGAAAGAGATTATGCCGCAAGCCCGGAGTATACCGCATTCTGGGAGCGTCTTCGCTCGGGTATTTCGGACACCGGGAAGTACCAGCGCTTTGGCAAAGGGGAGAAGGAGATCTGGCTCAGCGCATCCTACAGCCCGATTTTCGACCAGGAAAACAATGTTGTTAAAGTGGTCAAATTCGCCAACGACATTACCACAGCCGTCGAACTGGAACGCGAAGTATCACGCATTGCCTCTGAATTTGTGACCCGCTCCGAAGACATCTCGGGCCAGGCCAACAAAGTTGCAGAAGGTGCGCAATCGCTGGGCTGCACAACAGAAGAAATCAGTGCATCGATCGAAGAACTGAGTGCGTCCATCGACTCGATCGCACAGAACTCCAAACATTCTGATGACATCGCGCAGAGTACGCGGGACGAGGCAGATCTTGGCGCCAAAGCAATTGAACGCTCGATCGAGTCCATGGAGCTGATCAACTCTTCCTCCGAAGAGATCAACGAGATTGTCAAAGTCATCAGCGAAATCGCAAGCCAAACCAACCTCTTGGCGTTCAATGCAGCAATCGAAGCTGCGCGGGCTGGCGAACATGGTCTGGGCTTTTCGGTGGTGGCAGACGAAGTGCGCAAACTCGCCGAGCGGTCGTCGCAAGCCACGAAGGAGATCAGCAAACTGATCAACGAAACCGTGAAACGCGTCAGCCAGGGCAGCCAGGTTTCTATTGAGGCGGGGGACGCCTTTAAGAAGATCCTGAGCGGCATCAAGGATACAACGGACTCGATCAAGCAAATTTCGGTTGCAGCCCGCGAACAGCAAACAGCTGCCCGGGATGTTTCGGATGCGATCCAGAATATCGTTGATGCCACTGAGCAGGCCGTCATCGCCTCTGACGCCATTGCAGCCTCGACAAATGAGCTCAATGGCGGCGCACAAGAGCTTACTCAGGAAATTGCCAAACTCGGTCAATAAATCAGGTCAAGGAGGTCCGGTCTCATGCCACAGGACAATATCGAACTTCACCTTGGCAGTTTCAACAAGTTGCGAGAGCTTATTCACCAGAAAACGGGGATCACGGTCGCTGAAAACCGCAAGGGGCTTTTGGAAAGCCGCTTGCGGGGGCGGCTCCGGGAAACGCAAGACACCAGTTACTCAGGCTATCTTGATCGTGTCGCAAATGACGCGGCCGAACTTCAGGAACTGATTGACCGGATTACGACAAACGAAACCTATTGCTATCGCACGCCAAGGGTTTGGGACTATTTTCAGAAAGAGTTTCTTCCCGCGTTTTGTGAAAAAAATCTGCCACGCCCAATGCGCGCGTGGTCGGCCGCCTCCTCTACTGGAGAAGAAGCCCATACCATCGGGATTTTTTGCGAGGAGGTTCGGCAAAACGCACCGGGGTTTGACTATCAGGTCTTTGGAACCGACATTTCATCGCGCGTGATAGAGAAGGCGCAAGAAGGGCGCTATCAAGGTAAGGCAATCGCCCGCCTCCAGCGCGAACAACCCAGCTTGTTTCAACGCCATATGGTCGGCAACAAGGAGGATGGATACTCCGTTCGCCCGGACATAAAGTCTAGGCTGACGTTCAAGATGCATAACCTGATCAAGCCGCTGGTGCCGGCGCAGAAATTTGACATCGTCTTTCTGAGAAACGTCCTGATCTACTTTTCCAGTGTTGAGCAGGAACGGATTTTGCGCAACGTCGCGCGACAAATGCAGCCGGATGCTGTTCTGATCATCGGGGAAAGTGAAAGCCTCACGCGGCTTGATACCGACTTCAATCAAGTGTCTCCACTTATCTACGTGCTTGAGCCGGATTGAAGTCATGGACAAGGTTGAAGTCTCTGAATTGCACGTTCGCATCGGTCAGGTCAAAATCGGCAGCCCCGGGCAAGTCCTGACGGCCATCCTTGGATCCTGCGTGGGGATTGGTTTTTTCTTTCCGCAGCGGCAGATATACGGGCTGGCCCATTGTCTTTTATCCCAGTCTTCATCGCAACCTGTTGCCAGTTCCGCTGCGCAAACCGGCCGTACGCGAGAAGACGGGCAACTTGTCGGGAATGGTCGCCATGTGGACAAGGCCATCGAGAGCCTATTGAAAATGATGGATATCCAGGATGAAGAGCGGCGCCAACTTCGGGTTGTTCTGGCGGGCGGTGCGAACATGTCGATGCCATTCGACACCCCCCCCTCTCAACTGGTTGGAAGCGTAAACGCAAAGTTTGCACGCCAAGCCATTCGCAGTGCTGGGCTGCGTCTGCTTGGCGACGATCTTGGTGGGCTGAACGGACGTCGTATCTCGATCAACTGTGACAGCGGAGAGTACGACATTCAACAAATTCCCCGTCTTGGAGGAACAGTGTAATGACTGAAGACGTATATGATTTGTCCGACCATGCCTTGCCTTGCGCGGAAGCTGGCCGATCTCCTGCTGAGCCTTCCGATGCAGTTGAAGCAAGTGCTTTTGCAGATCCCTTGTCGGAAAGCGCCAGAGAGATCGAGACTTTTGGCTCCTTCCTGATCAAAGATATGGAGTTCGCTCTGCCGGTCAGCGTGATCCAAGAAGTTGTGAACGAACCCGAAGACGTTTCGCCGGTACCGCTGTCCCCGTCCTATATGATCGGCCTGTTCAATCTTCGCGGCATGATTGTTCCAATGGTCGATCTGCGCCAGATTTTCGGCCTGCCAGCCGCAGAGAGCCGAGGCGGGCGAAAGATTGTCATTATCGAAGACGGAGAAAAGCATCTGGGGTTGGTCTTTGATCGCACCGGAGAAGTGGTCCACGCGCGCCGAGCGGAACGCGTTGCCTTTCTCTCCCGAGAAAATGGGATCAAGGATGTGATCTCCGAAGGGGTTCTGAAGCTCGATAACGGGCGCAGGCTTTTGCAGGTACTGGACCCATATGCGGTTCTCAAGTTGGAAAAAGTTCCGCGCCTCGCCAAAGATGAACCCCTCGCCCGTCGCCGTGCTGCGAAAGGCGCGCGGAAACACTGCGTATCTTTTGAAGTCGGTCACAGCAAATACGCCTTTGACCTGGAGCATGTTCAGGAAGTCTTGGAGGTGCCGGAGATCAGACACTCGGTATTCACGAGCGGGCATATTCTGGGCACGATCGATCTGCGTGGTCGTATCGTCCCCGTCGTCGATTTTCGCGGCTTTGTCGGAAAGCAGCGCACTGACAGTCGGCAAGTCGCAGCCTCCAGATCAAAGAAGCTGCTCATCATGAACCTTCTGAGAGGACAGATCGGGCTATTGGTCTACTCCATCGACAATATCGTTCAATACTACGATGAAGACGTGATGCCGATTTCAAAACTCGCCATGCCTCACGAGGCAATTTTCAAAGGCTGTATCGCGTTTGATAACAGTGAATTGATCATGCTTTTTGATCATGAAGAGACCATGAAACAGCCTGATCTGGTCGCTGCGGCGCAGTGTTGCCAGGAACTCTATCCCGGGGCAATCACAGAAAACGTTGAACAAGACACCCCATCAAAACAGCGCCGCACATTCATTACCTTCAGCGCGGATACGCGCTTTGCGATGGATATTACCAAAGTGCGCGAAGTGATTGAATCTCCATGTGATTTAATGAAGCCTCCAAATGTTGCAAAGTCAGTGGCGGGGCTTTTCAACCTTCGGGAGGAGATCATCACACTGTTGGATCTTCGTATTTTATACGACCTAAAGGAAACTCAGACGACGCATCAGAAGGTTGTGATTTTTCAATCTGAGGGTCAAAAGTACGGGATACTCGTCGATACTGTGAATGAAATCATTATGACCACAGCCGACAGGGTGCTGCCATTCCAAGCTTCAACGGCGCGGGGCAACACAGCCGTGCATGAAGACGTGAGCGAAATGGTACAGGTTGCAGGAGGGAACAATCAGTCTGTCTCTACGATGGTTCTCGACGTCGATGCCCTAGTTCGTCATACGATCGATCACTGAGCCGTCCTGACAAACGTGATGCACACCATGGCGCCTGTAAAAGACAGGTCAGAGTGCACTAATATCCGCCAAGATTAGGCTCTGGACTTCGGTATCGGGGGGCCAGTCAAGCGGTTCTGCGCAAGACAATTGTTCCGCCATAGCGGTTTTTGATGTTCTTGGTGCCCGTCTTGGTTTCTGTCGGGGCTTTCGGCTGAGGTCCTTGGGGTGCATGCTTCGGTTCGTGGTCAGAGTGGCGGCGGCTGATGTGATCCCCGAAAACGCCCCCGTTTTTGATTAGAGTTTTCCGCAGAGAAACCCTGGCTGGGAGAGGAGCGGAAACGCATGAAGGCATCGAAGTTCACGGACGCGCAGAAGGCGTTCATCATCAAGCAGGCGGAGGACGGCACCTCGGTGGCCGAGGTCTACCGCAAGGCCGGGATCAGCACGGCGACATTTTTCAACTGGAAGAAAAAATATGCTGGCCTGATGCCATCCGAGATGAAACGGCTCAGGGAACTCGAGCAGGAGAACGCGCGTCTGAAGAAGATCGTCGCGGATCTCGCGCTCGACAAGGAAATGCTGC contains:
- a CDS encoding chemotaxis protein CheD, producing MDKVEVSELHVRIGQVKIGSPGQVLTAILGSCVGIGFFFPQRQIYGLAHCLLSQSSSQPVASSAAQTGRTREDGQLVGNGRHVDKAIESLLKMMDIQDEERRQLRVVLAGGANMSMPFDTPPSQLVGSVNAKFARQAIRSAGLRLLGDDLGGLNGRRISINCDSGEYDIQQIPRLGGTV
- a CDS encoding chemotaxis protein CheW; the encoded protein is MTEDVYDLSDHALPCAEAGRSPAEPSDAVEASAFADPLSESAREIETFGSFLIKDMEFALPVSVIQEVVNEPEDVSPVPLSPSYMIGLFNLRGMIVPMVDLRQIFGLPAAESRGGRKIVIIEDGEKHLGLVFDRTGEVVHARRAERVAFLSRENGIKDVISEGVLKLDNGRRLLQVLDPYAVLKLEKVPRLAKDEPLARRRAAKGARKHCVSFEVGHSKYAFDLEHVQEVLEVPEIRHSVFTSGHILGTIDLRGRIVPVVDFRGFVGKQRTDSRQVAASRSKKLLIMNLLRGQIGLLVYSIDNIVQYYDEDVMPISKLAMPHEAIFKGCIAFDNSELIMLFDHEETMKQPDLVAAAQCCQELYPGAITENVEQDTPSKQRRTFITFSADTRFAMDITKVREVIESPCDLMKPPNVAKSVAGLFNLREEIITLLDLRILYDLKETQTTHQKVVIFQSEGQKYGILVDTVNEIIMTTADRVLPFQASTARGNTAVHEDVSEMVQVAGGNNQSVSTMVLDVDALVRHTIDH
- a CDS encoding PAS domain S-box protein; amino-acid sequence: MSIDNTAAVTDASATTPTAQGEAQAMLDAVSRVHAMIEFELDGTIRTANENFLKVTGYQLDEIRGKHHRMFCDPDYVASDTYKDFWLQLAMGQPASGEFHRIGNGGKDVWIDAHYTPILDAAGKPYKIVKLATDITAQKESEAVNLRRRAGFEHSSVAMMTVDRDFVVKDINAATNTLLDEYKDVFSEVWPGFDPTKMIGSCIDRFHKNPAHQRNLLSDPKNLPFKTDITVGEMKFALNVDGIFDDDGTYVGNLLEWADVTEARLNAGVLNALDRSQAIIEFKLDGTITAANENFLAVTGYGLQEIKGQKHRIFVDETTASSTEYKDFWQSLAQGETRTGEFRRFAKDGSELWIQATYNPIFDGNGDVFKVVKFAVDITDQMKLRETAKTLSLVANETDNSVLIADADGRIEYVNPGFTKLTGHEYKDVIGKKPGELLQGRHTDPETRKRIRENINAQKPFYDEILNYTKDGEAYWISLAINPVFDEAGKLQKFVSIQTNITDVKLQQQDFNCKLEAISNASAVIEFTPDGNVIDANENFCATTGYSLEEIKGRHHRMFCERDYAASPEYTAFWERLRSGISDTGKYQRFGKGEKEIWLSASYSPIFDQENNVVKVVKFANDITTAVELEREVSRIASEFVTRSEDISGQANKVAEGAQSLGCTTEEISASIEELSASIDSIAQNSKHSDDIAQSTRDEADLGAKAIERSIESMELINSSSEEINEIVKVISEIASQTNLLAFNAAIEAARAGEHGLGFSVVADEVRKLAERSSQATKEISKLINETVKRVSQGSQVSIEAGDAFKKILSGIKDTTDSIKQISVAAREQQTAARDVSDAIQNIVDATEQAVIASDAIAASTNELNGGAQELTQEIAKLGQ
- a CDS encoding CheR family methyltransferase, whose amino-acid sequence is MPQDNIELHLGSFNKLRELIHQKTGITVAENRKGLLESRLRGRLRETQDTSYSGYLDRVANDAAELQELIDRITTNETYCYRTPRVWDYFQKEFLPAFCEKNLPRPMRAWSAASSTGEEAHTIGIFCEEVRQNAPGFDYQVFGTDISSRVIEKAQEGRYQGKAIARLQREQPSLFQRHMVGNKEDGYSVRPDIKSRLTFKMHNLIKPLVPAQKFDIVFLRNVLIYFSSVEQERILRNVARQMQPDAVLIIGESESLTRLDTDFNQVSPLIYVLEPD